CATAAATCGTCTTGAGTTTTGACCCCTACGAGCATGGCATCGAGCAAGTCGTTGCTAATCTTGAGTTTTTCCTGTCTAGCTTCTTCCATTATGCTTACCTCCTGTGTATTTTCCTCTTACACAGTTCATTGTACAGTCTCGTTTCAGGTGTGAAAGAATGTGAAGAATCCAGGCATAATTAGCGTTGCTTTCGGGCGGGAGTCCGTAGTCAGTCCAGCGTGAGTCATGCTGAAGGTTTGAGTTGTACCAGTTTTTGAGGTTGAAGGGAGGATTTGCCATGATGTAATCGAAATATACGCCCCTGTGAATGTCGTGGGTGAATGAGGAGTCGGCCTTGTCGCCAAGATTGTGGCTTATTCCGCGCAGGGCAAGATTCATTTTCGCGAGCCTGAATGTTGCGGGTTCTTTCTCCTGCCCGTAAATGTTGATGTGAGTCAGGTCGCCTAATTTCGCCTTTACGAGTTCCGCGCTCTGAATGAACATTCCGCCGGAGCCGCAGCAGGGATCGTACAGTGTTCCGTCAAACGGTCTAATCATTGACGCGATGAGCTGCACAACATCATGAGGGGTATAAAATTCTCCTTCTTCTTTTGTGGCGTTGACTGCAAACTCTTTGAGGAAGTATTCATACACCCGGCCGATTAAGTCTTTTTCCTCGCCGAAAGTTTTGTGTGAAATTTTGCTGACCTCATCGACAATTTTCTTGATGTCATTCGGGAGGAGTCCTCTTGTGCTGAATGTGCCTTCCACGAAACAGCCTTTGAGTATGGGACTGCTTTCACCGATTAATCGCAGTGCGTTGTCTAGTGCTTTGTTGAGACTTGTTGCGGGAGTGTTGATGATCTCATTCCACCGCGAGCCGGGCGGAAGGTTATATGTTCCGTCCGTGAATGTCGGATCATCGTCAAAGAATGCCGCGTGAATTTCCGGGTCATCGGGATTGAGTCCCTCATCAATTAATTTCTGACGTAAAACTTTCTTTCCTTCCTCGAATTTTTCGCCCATGAAGCGCAGAAATATCAATGTCAGCATCATGTCTCTTTTCTCGAAAAATGAGCCGGAGTTGCGAGCCTGCCTGAGAATATCGCGGCATTTGAACAATATCGCGTCAAGGTTGAGGGATGATTCTTCCTGATTCTTTTTGGCCATTGAGACGGCTCCTTACTGTGTGGGATTTTTTGAGTATATCACACGGCTGACATGTCTTTTGACTTTGGCGGACAGCTCCCGCAGGCTATGGCTGTCTCGTTCCTGTAGTAAACATATTAATCATTCTCAGGAGAAAACTCTCACGGAATTTTATCGCCTTCACCGGGCACATTTCGTGGCAGCAGTAACAGCGAATGCATTTCCCGTAGTCGAAATACAGCCGCTTGTTGTCGTGCCTCAATGCGTCAGCCGGGCAAATTTCAGCACACCGCCCGCAGCCTATGCACTTTTCCGGGATATGCACGGGCTTTGAGGTTATCAGCCTGTCAATGAACGGTATACGGGGAAGGAGTCTCATTGAGCGCGTCTTGGGAATCGTTACGCCGGGAAAAACATGCTCCGGGGAAATGTCGCCCTCAATATCTGACGGGTTCAGCTCACACTGCGGAATATTGCGGGCTTTTGCGGCCATGTAGAGCGGGTAATCCTCAAGATTTCCGCCCAGCATTTTGCACAGCGTGAAGTCCATCGTCAGAGCGTCAATACACGCGCCTATTATCCCGAAATTGTACGGGTCTCCCGATGTCGGGCCGTCTCCGTCCATGCCTATAACGCCGTCAAGAATCGTGAAGGCAGGCTTTATCCCAAGATATATATCAAGAAGGAGGGACGCAAATTTTTCCCGTTTTAGTCCGACGTTGTAATGCCATCCTGCTTTGAGCCGTCCGGGAACGCAGCCGAAAAGATTCTTGACTCCCATCGTCAGATACATCTGCCCGTGTGTCTTGAGCTTGGCGAGGTTGATTACCTTGTCGGCCTCAAGAACATAGCGGCTCACCTGAATATGCCGATATTCCGCGCTGTCATTCGCTGGAAGGTCTGCGGGGTCAGTCAGCTCGCGGCACTCAATCCCTAATTCCCGCGCTATATTCATGAACCCGGCTTTTTCTGCGGCACCTCTGAAGCTGTCGATTCCGGGACTGTCGGCAATGAACGGAGTCCCACCCGCCTCAATCACAATTTTTGCGACTGAGCGCACTATTGCCGGGTCTGTTGAGACTCTCCGCTCAGGGTCATGGCCGGAGACAAGATTCACCTTCAGGAGGACTCTGTCTCCCTTGCTGACGAAATTCCTGACCCCGCCGAAATGCTCAAAGGCTCTCAGAATTGCAGAGTCGATTCCTTCCTGGCTGTAATCTTCCTGACGTATGAATAATACTTTTCCCATCTCTTAACCTTTCAGCCATTCCCGAATTTTTTCGCCGTTGATTGTGTTGGCCTTTATTCCGTCATGGACAGTTGCGCCGGGGCAAAGCTCCCTGATTTTCGCGGTTGCTTTGGCGCAGGAGCTTCCTCCGCTCGTGCAGAAGGGGTAAATTTCCTTGCCGCTGAAGTCGTACTGCTCAATCCACGACACGACAGCCATCGGGCATGTGAAGAACCACACAGGGAAACCGATTATTATGCGGTCATATGATGAGAAGTCCTCTATCTTAGGGCTTGTGATTTCGGGCTTCTCGTTGTGCTTGAACTCTTTGCGCGATTCAAGAATAGTCATGATGTAAGTTGAGGGATATTTTTTCGCGGTCGTAATTTCGTGAAGTGGTGATGAAATTTCGCGGGCTATCGTCTCGGCGATTGCTTTAGTGTGTCCGCTCTTGCTGAAGAATGCGACTAACGTTTTCGGCATTGAATGCTCACTCCGTTTTTGTTTTGTTATTATACACTATGCTACAATCTCGAAAATTTATATCACTAAAGGAGAAAATCATGAGGAAAATATTTGCGGTTCTTCTCGTTCTAACTGTATGTCTCAATGCTCCCGGCACGGCGGAGTCTTTCACAAAAACAGAGTCGGGAGATATTTTTCTTCCCCGTGTAATGACTGAAGGGCAGAGCAGGAATTTCCGGGACGCTTTCAGGATATTGTTCTGCGGTGAGCTTATACTTCTTGAAGATCAGGTGAAGCGCGGACATTTCGATGACATGTTCGAGTACACGCGGAAA
This is a stretch of genomic DNA from Synergistaceae bacterium. It encodes these proteins:
- a CDS encoding N-6 DNA methylase — encoded protein: MAKKNQEESSLNLDAILFKCRDILRQARNSGSFFEKRDMMLTLIFLRFMGEKFEEGKKVLRQKLIDEGLNPDDPEIHAAFFDDDPTFTDGTYNLPPGSRWNEIINTPATSLNKALDNALRLIGESSPILKGCFVEGTFSTRGLLPNDIKKIVDEVSKISHKTFGEEKDLIGRVYEYFLKEFAVNATKEEGEFYTPHDVVQLIASMIRPFDGTLYDPCCGSGGMFIQSAELVKAKLGDLTHINIYGQEKEPATFRLAKMNLALRGISHNLGDKADSSFTHDIHRGVYFDYIMANPPFNLKNWYNSNLQHDSRWTDYGLPPESNANYAWILHILSHLKRDCTMNCVRGKYTGGKHNGRS
- a CDS encoding DUF362 domain-containing protein — encoded protein: MGKVLFIRQEDYSQEGIDSAILRAFEHFGGVRNFVSKGDRVLLKVNLVSGHDPERRVSTDPAIVRSVAKIVIEAGGTPFIADSPGIDSFRGAAEKAGFMNIARELGIECRELTDPADLPANDSAEYRHIQVSRYVLEADKVINLAKLKTHGQMYLTMGVKNLFGCVPGRLKAGWHYNVGLKREKFASLLLDIYLGIKPAFTILDGVIGMDGDGPTSGDPYNFGIIGACIDALTMDFTLCKMLGGNLEDYPLYMAAKARNIPQCELNPSDIEGDISPEHVFPGVTIPKTRSMRLLPRIPFIDRLITSKPVHIPEKCIGCGRCAEICPADALRHDNKRLYFDYGKCIRCYCCHEMCPVKAIKFRESFLLRMINMFTTGTRQP
- a CDS encoding NAD(P)H-dependent oxidoreductase — protein: MPKTLVAFFSKSGHTKAIAETIAREISSPLHEITTAKKYPSTYIMTILESRKEFKHNEKPEITSPKIEDFSSYDRIIIGFPVWFFTCPMAVVSWIEQYDFSGKEIYPFCTSGGSSCAKATAKIRELCPGATVHDGIKANTINGEKIREWLKG